The following are encoded in a window of Pangasianodon hypophthalmus isolate fPanHyp1 chromosome 14, fPanHyp1.pri, whole genome shotgun sequence genomic DNA:
- the asph gene encoding aspartyl/asparaginyl beta-hydroxylase isoform X3, producing MAAKKNPRGQSKKDAKPQVNKNGKKGGAAGGTSFFTWFMVLALLGVWTSVAVVYFDLVDYQGVIAKAKDLRYNISEILQGKLASYDADGDGDFDVEDAKVLLGLKEKPDVTASGPSAPAEAPEPVVEEQIHAAKVEETAQLPPEPEAVEEEPEAVEEEPEAVEEEPEAVEEEPEAVEEEPEAVEEEPEAVEEEPVAVEEEPEAVEEEPVAAEEEPEAVEEEEVKPLMEEQEEVPEEEPEVVEDEPEIADEVSVEEEAVEEAVLVEEAIKEPVEEPAQVEEAVEEPFEEAVEEPAEEAVEEPVEEPTQVEEAVEELAEEAVEEPAEEAVEEQVEEPAPAEAVAMEEAALDGEVVEEAAPIGEATDELLSVEETEEGASVEEVVEETIPVEEVVVFEEAAAVEVLKDIAPAVEEVTEEAAAVEETVEESAPVEVAVEEAAPEEAVPVEGVEEEAPVEETVEEPAPFEEAAEEAAPDEEAAPAEEVMEEALTEEPEVAEEEQAEDSQDTETEETEEETEEEQPDDDAEDVEEQNEDEPMET from the exons ATGGCCGCCAAGAAAAACCCCCGAGGACAAAGCAAGAAAG ACGCCAAACCGCAGGTGaataaaaatgggaaaaagGGCGGAGCTGCAGGTGGGACATCGTTCTTCACCTGGTTCATGGTTTTGGCTCTTCTGGGTGTCTGGACCTCCGTCGCTGTCGTTTATTTTGATCTGGTGGATTATCAGGGAGTGATTG CCAAGGCAAAGGATTTGCGGTATAATATTTCAGAGATTTTACAAG GTAAACTGGCGTCCTACGAtgctgatggtgatggagaCTTCGATGTGGAAGACGCTAAGGTCCTGCTGG GACTGAAGGAGAAGCCTGACGTTACGGCCTCTGGACCGTCCGCTCCTGCTGAAG CCCCAGAGCCTGTCGTAGAGGAACAGATCCACGCTGCTAAAGTTGAAGAAACAGCTCAACTTCCTCCAG AGCCCGAGGCCGTGGAGGAGGAGCCCGAGGCCGTGGAGGAGGAGCCCGAGGCAGTGGAGGAGGAGCCCGAGGCCGTGGAGGAGGAGCCTGAGGCCGTGGAGGAGGAGCCTGAGGCCGTGGAGGAGGAGCCTGAGGCAGTGGAGGAGGAGCCTGTGGCTGTGGAGGAGGAGCCTGAGGCCGTGGAGGAGGAGCCTGTGGCCGCGGAAGAGGAACCTGAGGccgtggaggaggaggaagtaaAACCACTGATGGAAGAACAAGAAGAGGTTCCTGAAGAAGAGCCTGAAGTGGTGGAGGACGAGCCAGAAATAGCAGATGAAGTGTCAGTGGAAGAGGAGGCAGTAGAAGAAGCTGTGCTTGTTGAAGAGGCCATTAAAGAGCCAGTTGAGGAACCTGCCCAAGTGGAGGAAGCTGTTGAAGAGCCATTTGAGGAAGCAGTTGAAGAGCCAGCTGAAGAAGCTGTTGAAGAGCCAGTTGAGGAACCTACCCAAGTGGAGGAAGCTGTTGAAGAGCTAGCTGAGGAAGCTGTTGAAGAGCCAGCTGAGGAAGCTGTTGAAGAGCAAGTTGAGGAACCTGCCCCTGCTGAGGCAGTTGCTATGGAAGAAGCAGCTCTTGATGGGGAGGTAGTTGAAGAAGCTGCCCCTATTGGAGAGGCTACAGATGAGTTACTTTCTGTTGAGGAGACAGAAGAGGGAGCATCAGTTGAAGAAGTAGTTGAGGAAACCATTCCTGTTGAAGAAGTAGTTGTTTTTGAAGAAGCAGCTGCTGTAGAAGTCCTTAAGGACATTGCACCTGCAGTTGAGGAAGTAACggaagaagcagcagcagttGAAGAAACAGTAGAAGAATCTGCCCCTGTTGAAGTTGCTGTAGAAGAGGCAGCTCCTGAAGAGGCAGTTCCAGTTGAAGGAGTGGAGGAAGAAGCACCTGTTGAAGAAACAGTAGAAGAACCTGCCCCTTTTGAAGAGGCTGCAGAAGAGGCAGCTCCTGACGAAGAGGCAGCTCCGGCagaggaggtgatggaggaggcCTTAACAGAAGAGCCCGAGGTTGCAGAAGAAGAGCAGG caGAAGATTCAcaagacacagaaacagaagaaacag aggaggaaactgaagaagaacAGCCAGATGATGATGCAG AGGATGTAGAAGAACAGAACGAGGACGAGCCGATGG AGACGTAA
- the asph gene encoding aspartyl/asparaginyl beta-hydroxylase isoform X4, translated as MSGDSDQMYAKPQVNKNGKKGGAAGGTSFFTWFMVLALLGVWTSVAVVYFDLVDYQGVIAKAKDLRYNISEILQGKLASYDADGDGDFDVEDAKVLLGLKEKPDVTASGPSAPAEAPEPVVEEQIHAAKVEETAQLPPEPEAVEEEPEAVEEEPEAVEEEPEAVEEEPEAVEEEPEAVEEEPEAVEEEPVAVEEEPEAVEEEPVAAEEEPEAVEEEEVKPLMEEQEEVPEEEPEVVEDEPEIADEVSVEEEAVEEAVLVEEAIKEPVEEPAQVEEAVEEPFEEAVEEPAEEAVEEPVEEPTQVEEAVEELAEEAVEEPAEEAVEEQVEEPAPAEAVAMEEAALDGEVVEEAAPIGEATDELLSVEETEEGASVEEVVEETIPVEEVVVFEEAAAVEVLKDIAPAVEEVTEEAAAVEETVEESAPVEVAVEEAAPEEAVPVEGVEEEAPVEETVEEPAPFEEAAEEAAPDEEAAPAEEVMEEALTEEPEVAEEEQAEDSQDTETEETEEETEEEQPDDDAEDVEEQNEDEPMET; from the exons ATGAGCGGTGATTCAGATCagatgt ACGCCAAACCGCAGGTGaataaaaatgggaaaaagGGCGGAGCTGCAGGTGGGACATCGTTCTTCACCTGGTTCATGGTTTTGGCTCTTCTGGGTGTCTGGACCTCCGTCGCTGTCGTTTATTTTGATCTGGTGGATTATCAGGGAGTGATTG CCAAGGCAAAGGATTTGCGGTATAATATTTCAGAGATTTTACAAG GTAAACTGGCGTCCTACGAtgctgatggtgatggagaCTTCGATGTGGAAGACGCTAAGGTCCTGCTGG GACTGAAGGAGAAGCCTGACGTTACGGCCTCTGGACCGTCCGCTCCTGCTGAAG CCCCAGAGCCTGTCGTAGAGGAACAGATCCACGCTGCTAAAGTTGAAGAAACAGCTCAACTTCCTCCAG AGCCCGAGGCCGTGGAGGAGGAGCCCGAGGCCGTGGAGGAGGAGCCCGAGGCAGTGGAGGAGGAGCCCGAGGCCGTGGAGGAGGAGCCTGAGGCCGTGGAGGAGGAGCCTGAGGCCGTGGAGGAGGAGCCTGAGGCAGTGGAGGAGGAGCCTGTGGCTGTGGAGGAGGAGCCTGAGGCCGTGGAGGAGGAGCCTGTGGCCGCGGAAGAGGAACCTGAGGccgtggaggaggaggaagtaaAACCACTGATGGAAGAACAAGAAGAGGTTCCTGAAGAAGAGCCTGAAGTGGTGGAGGACGAGCCAGAAATAGCAGATGAAGTGTCAGTGGAAGAGGAGGCAGTAGAAGAAGCTGTGCTTGTTGAAGAGGCCATTAAAGAGCCAGTTGAGGAACCTGCCCAAGTGGAGGAAGCTGTTGAAGAGCCATTTGAGGAAGCAGTTGAAGAGCCAGCTGAAGAAGCTGTTGAAGAGCCAGTTGAGGAACCTACCCAAGTGGAGGAAGCTGTTGAAGAGCTAGCTGAGGAAGCTGTTGAAGAGCCAGCTGAGGAAGCTGTTGAAGAGCAAGTTGAGGAACCTGCCCCTGCTGAGGCAGTTGCTATGGAAGAAGCAGCTCTTGATGGGGAGGTAGTTGAAGAAGCTGCCCCTATTGGAGAGGCTACAGATGAGTTACTTTCTGTTGAGGAGACAGAAGAGGGAGCATCAGTTGAAGAAGTAGTTGAGGAAACCATTCCTGTTGAAGAAGTAGTTGTTTTTGAAGAAGCAGCTGCTGTAGAAGTCCTTAAGGACATTGCACCTGCAGTTGAGGAAGTAACggaagaagcagcagcagttGAAGAAACAGTAGAAGAATCTGCCCCTGTTGAAGTTGCTGTAGAAGAGGCAGCTCCTGAAGAGGCAGTTCCAGTTGAAGGAGTGGAGGAAGAAGCACCTGTTGAAGAAACAGTAGAAGAACCTGCCCCTTTTGAAGAGGCTGCAGAAGAGGCAGCTCCTGACGAAGAGGCAGCTCCGGCagaggaggtgatggaggaggcCTTAACAGAAGAGCCCGAGGTTGCAGAAGAAGAGCAGG caGAAGATTCAcaagacacagaaacagaagaaacag aggaggaaactgaagaagaacAGCCAGATGATGATGCAG AGGATGTAGAAGAACAGAACGAGGACGAGCCGATGG AGACGTAA
- the asph gene encoding aspartyl/asparaginyl beta-hydroxylase isoform X1, whose protein sequence is MGEPKAEVTMLNEEGDAKPQVNKNGKKGGAAGGTSFFTWFMVLALLGVWTSVAVVYFDLVDYQGVIAKAKDLRYNISEILQGKLASYDADGDGDFDVEDAKVLLGLKEKPDVTASGPSAPAEAPEPVVEEQIHAAKVEETAQLPPEPEAVEEEPEAVEEEPEAVEEEPEAVEEEPEAVEEEPEAVEEEPEAVEEEPVAVEEEPEAVEEEPVAAEEEPEAVEEEEVKPLMEEQEEVPEEEPEVVEDEPEIADEVSVEEEAVEEAVLVEEAIKEPVEEPAQVEEAVEEPFEEAVEEPAEEAVEEPVEEPTQVEEAVEELAEEAVEEPAEEAVEEQVEEPAPAEAVAMEEAALDGEVVEEAAPIGEATDELLSVEETEEGASVEEVVEETIPVEEVVVFEEAAAVEVLKDIAPAVEEVTEEAAAVEETVEESAPVEVAVEEAAPEEAVPVEGVEEEAPVEETVEEPAPFEEAAEEAAPDEEAAPAEEVMEEALTEEPEVAEEEQAEDSQDTETEETEEETEEEQPDDDAEDVEEQNEDEPMET, encoded by the exons ATGGGGGAGCCGAAGGCTGAGGTGACGATGCTGAACGAAGAAGGAG ACGCCAAACCGCAGGTGaataaaaatgggaaaaagGGCGGAGCTGCAGGTGGGACATCGTTCTTCACCTGGTTCATGGTTTTGGCTCTTCTGGGTGTCTGGACCTCCGTCGCTGTCGTTTATTTTGATCTGGTGGATTATCAGGGAGTGATTG CCAAGGCAAAGGATTTGCGGTATAATATTTCAGAGATTTTACAAG GTAAACTGGCGTCCTACGAtgctgatggtgatggagaCTTCGATGTGGAAGACGCTAAGGTCCTGCTGG GACTGAAGGAGAAGCCTGACGTTACGGCCTCTGGACCGTCCGCTCCTGCTGAAG CCCCAGAGCCTGTCGTAGAGGAACAGATCCACGCTGCTAAAGTTGAAGAAACAGCTCAACTTCCTCCAG AGCCCGAGGCCGTGGAGGAGGAGCCCGAGGCCGTGGAGGAGGAGCCCGAGGCAGTGGAGGAGGAGCCCGAGGCCGTGGAGGAGGAGCCTGAGGCCGTGGAGGAGGAGCCTGAGGCCGTGGAGGAGGAGCCTGAGGCAGTGGAGGAGGAGCCTGTGGCTGTGGAGGAGGAGCCTGAGGCCGTGGAGGAGGAGCCTGTGGCCGCGGAAGAGGAACCTGAGGccgtggaggaggaggaagtaaAACCACTGATGGAAGAACAAGAAGAGGTTCCTGAAGAAGAGCCTGAAGTGGTGGAGGACGAGCCAGAAATAGCAGATGAAGTGTCAGTGGAAGAGGAGGCAGTAGAAGAAGCTGTGCTTGTTGAAGAGGCCATTAAAGAGCCAGTTGAGGAACCTGCCCAAGTGGAGGAAGCTGTTGAAGAGCCATTTGAGGAAGCAGTTGAAGAGCCAGCTGAAGAAGCTGTTGAAGAGCCAGTTGAGGAACCTACCCAAGTGGAGGAAGCTGTTGAAGAGCTAGCTGAGGAAGCTGTTGAAGAGCCAGCTGAGGAAGCTGTTGAAGAGCAAGTTGAGGAACCTGCCCCTGCTGAGGCAGTTGCTATGGAAGAAGCAGCTCTTGATGGGGAGGTAGTTGAAGAAGCTGCCCCTATTGGAGAGGCTACAGATGAGTTACTTTCTGTTGAGGAGACAGAAGAGGGAGCATCAGTTGAAGAAGTAGTTGAGGAAACCATTCCTGTTGAAGAAGTAGTTGTTTTTGAAGAAGCAGCTGCTGTAGAAGTCCTTAAGGACATTGCACCTGCAGTTGAGGAAGTAACggaagaagcagcagcagttGAAGAAACAGTAGAAGAATCTGCCCCTGTTGAAGTTGCTGTAGAAGAGGCAGCTCCTGAAGAGGCAGTTCCAGTTGAAGGAGTGGAGGAAGAAGCACCTGTTGAAGAAACAGTAGAAGAACCTGCCCCTTTTGAAGAGGCTGCAGAAGAGGCAGCTCCTGACGAAGAGGCAGCTCCGGCagaggaggtgatggaggaggcCTTAACAGAAGAGCCCGAGGTTGCAGAAGAAGAGCAGG caGAAGATTCAcaagacacagaaacagaagaaacag aggaggaaactgaagaagaacAGCCAGATGATGATGCAG AGGATGTAGAAGAACAGAACGAGGACGAGCCGATGG AGACGTAA
- the asph gene encoding aspartyl/asparaginyl beta-hydroxylase isoform X5, giving the protein MGEPKAEVTMLNEEGDAKPQVNKNGKKGGAAGGTSFFTWFMVLALLGVWTSVAVVYFDLVDYQGVIGKLASYDADGDGDFDVEDAKVLLGLKEKPDVTASGPSAPAEAPEPVVEEQIHAAKVEETAQLPPEPEAVEEEPEAVEEEPEAVEEEPEAVEEEPEAVEEEPEAVEEEPEAVEEEPVAVEEEPEAVEEEPVAAEEEPEAVEEEEVKPLMEEQEEVPEEEPEVVEDEPEIADEVSVEEEAVEEAVLVEEAIKEPVEEPAQVEEAVEEPFEEAVEEPAEEAVEEPVEEPTQVEEAVEELAEEAVEEPAEEAVEEQVEEPAPAEAVAMEEAALDGEVVEEAAPIGEATDELLSVEETEEGASVEEVVEETIPVEEVVVFEEAAAVEVLKDIAPAVEEVTEEAAAVEETVEESAPVEVAVEEAAPEEAVPVEGVEEEAPVEETVEEPAPFEEAAEEAAPDEEAAPAEEVMEEALTEEPEVAEEEQAEDSQDTETEETEEETEEEQPDDDAEDVEEQNEDEPMET; this is encoded by the exons ATGGGGGAGCCGAAGGCTGAGGTGACGATGCTGAACGAAGAAGGAG ACGCCAAACCGCAGGTGaataaaaatgggaaaaagGGCGGAGCTGCAGGTGGGACATCGTTCTTCACCTGGTTCATGGTTTTGGCTCTTCTGGGTGTCTGGACCTCCGTCGCTGTCGTTTATTTTGATCTGGTGGATTATCAGGGAGTGATTG GTAAACTGGCGTCCTACGAtgctgatggtgatggagaCTTCGATGTGGAAGACGCTAAGGTCCTGCTGG GACTGAAGGAGAAGCCTGACGTTACGGCCTCTGGACCGTCCGCTCCTGCTGAAG CCCCAGAGCCTGTCGTAGAGGAACAGATCCACGCTGCTAAAGTTGAAGAAACAGCTCAACTTCCTCCAG AGCCCGAGGCCGTGGAGGAGGAGCCCGAGGCCGTGGAGGAGGAGCCCGAGGCAGTGGAGGAGGAGCCCGAGGCCGTGGAGGAGGAGCCTGAGGCCGTGGAGGAGGAGCCTGAGGCCGTGGAGGAGGAGCCTGAGGCAGTGGAGGAGGAGCCTGTGGCTGTGGAGGAGGAGCCTGAGGCCGTGGAGGAGGAGCCTGTGGCCGCGGAAGAGGAACCTGAGGccgtggaggaggaggaagtaaAACCACTGATGGAAGAACAAGAAGAGGTTCCTGAAGAAGAGCCTGAAGTGGTGGAGGACGAGCCAGAAATAGCAGATGAAGTGTCAGTGGAAGAGGAGGCAGTAGAAGAAGCTGTGCTTGTTGAAGAGGCCATTAAAGAGCCAGTTGAGGAACCTGCCCAAGTGGAGGAAGCTGTTGAAGAGCCATTTGAGGAAGCAGTTGAAGAGCCAGCTGAAGAAGCTGTTGAAGAGCCAGTTGAGGAACCTACCCAAGTGGAGGAAGCTGTTGAAGAGCTAGCTGAGGAAGCTGTTGAAGAGCCAGCTGAGGAAGCTGTTGAAGAGCAAGTTGAGGAACCTGCCCCTGCTGAGGCAGTTGCTATGGAAGAAGCAGCTCTTGATGGGGAGGTAGTTGAAGAAGCTGCCCCTATTGGAGAGGCTACAGATGAGTTACTTTCTGTTGAGGAGACAGAAGAGGGAGCATCAGTTGAAGAAGTAGTTGAGGAAACCATTCCTGTTGAAGAAGTAGTTGTTTTTGAAGAAGCAGCTGCTGTAGAAGTCCTTAAGGACATTGCACCTGCAGTTGAGGAAGTAACggaagaagcagcagcagttGAAGAAACAGTAGAAGAATCTGCCCCTGTTGAAGTTGCTGTAGAAGAGGCAGCTCCTGAAGAGGCAGTTCCAGTTGAAGGAGTGGAGGAAGAAGCACCTGTTGAAGAAACAGTAGAAGAACCTGCCCCTTTTGAAGAGGCTGCAGAAGAGGCAGCTCCTGACGAAGAGGCAGCTCCGGCagaggaggtgatggaggaggcCTTAACAGAAGAGCCCGAGGTTGCAGAAGAAGAGCAGG caGAAGATTCAcaagacacagaaacagaagaaacag aggaggaaactgaagaagaacAGCCAGATGATGATGCAG AGGATGTAGAAGAACAGAACGAGGACGAGCCGATGG AGACGTAA
- the asph gene encoding aspartyl/asparaginyl beta-hydroxylase isoform X2 gives MGEPKAEVTMLNEEGDAKPQVNKNGKKGGAAGGTSFFTWFMVLALLGVWTSVAVVYFDLVDYQGVIAKAKDLRYNISEILQGKLASYDADGDGDFDVEDAKVLLGLKEKPDVTASGPSAPAEAPEPVVEEQIHAAKVEETAQLPPEPEAVEEEPEAVEEEPEAVEEEPEAVEEEPEAVEEEPEAVEEEPEAVEEEPVAVEEEPEAVEEEPVAAEEEPEAVEEEEVKPLMEEQEEVPEEEPEVVEDEPEIADEVSVEEEAVEEAVLVEEAIKEPVEEPAQVEEAVEEPFEEAVEEPAEEAVEEPVEEPTQVEEAVEELAEEAVEEPAEEAVEEQVEEPAPAEAVAMEEAALDGEVVEEAAPIGEATDELLSVEETEEGASVEEVVEETIPVEEVVVFEEAAAVEVLKDIAPAVEEVTEEAAAVEETVEESAPVEVAVEEAAPEEAVPVEGVEEEAPVEETVEEPAPFEEAAEEAAPDEEAAPAEEVMEEALTEEPEVAEEEQEDSQDTETEETEEETEEEQPDDDAEDVEEQNEDEPMET, from the exons ATGGGGGAGCCGAAGGCTGAGGTGACGATGCTGAACGAAGAAGGAG ACGCCAAACCGCAGGTGaataaaaatgggaaaaagGGCGGAGCTGCAGGTGGGACATCGTTCTTCACCTGGTTCATGGTTTTGGCTCTTCTGGGTGTCTGGACCTCCGTCGCTGTCGTTTATTTTGATCTGGTGGATTATCAGGGAGTGATTG CCAAGGCAAAGGATTTGCGGTATAATATTTCAGAGATTTTACAAG GTAAACTGGCGTCCTACGAtgctgatggtgatggagaCTTCGATGTGGAAGACGCTAAGGTCCTGCTGG GACTGAAGGAGAAGCCTGACGTTACGGCCTCTGGACCGTCCGCTCCTGCTGAAG CCCCAGAGCCTGTCGTAGAGGAACAGATCCACGCTGCTAAAGTTGAAGAAACAGCTCAACTTCCTCCAG AGCCCGAGGCCGTGGAGGAGGAGCCCGAGGCCGTGGAGGAGGAGCCCGAGGCAGTGGAGGAGGAGCCCGAGGCCGTGGAGGAGGAGCCTGAGGCCGTGGAGGAGGAGCCTGAGGCCGTGGAGGAGGAGCCTGAGGCAGTGGAGGAGGAGCCTGTGGCTGTGGAGGAGGAGCCTGAGGCCGTGGAGGAGGAGCCTGTGGCCGCGGAAGAGGAACCTGAGGccgtggaggaggaggaagtaaAACCACTGATGGAAGAACAAGAAGAGGTTCCTGAAGAAGAGCCTGAAGTGGTGGAGGACGAGCCAGAAATAGCAGATGAAGTGTCAGTGGAAGAGGAGGCAGTAGAAGAAGCTGTGCTTGTTGAAGAGGCCATTAAAGAGCCAGTTGAGGAACCTGCCCAAGTGGAGGAAGCTGTTGAAGAGCCATTTGAGGAAGCAGTTGAAGAGCCAGCTGAAGAAGCTGTTGAAGAGCCAGTTGAGGAACCTACCCAAGTGGAGGAAGCTGTTGAAGAGCTAGCTGAGGAAGCTGTTGAAGAGCCAGCTGAGGAAGCTGTTGAAGAGCAAGTTGAGGAACCTGCCCCTGCTGAGGCAGTTGCTATGGAAGAAGCAGCTCTTGATGGGGAGGTAGTTGAAGAAGCTGCCCCTATTGGAGAGGCTACAGATGAGTTACTTTCTGTTGAGGAGACAGAAGAGGGAGCATCAGTTGAAGAAGTAGTTGAGGAAACCATTCCTGTTGAAGAAGTAGTTGTTTTTGAAGAAGCAGCTGCTGTAGAAGTCCTTAAGGACATTGCACCTGCAGTTGAGGAAGTAACggaagaagcagcagcagttGAAGAAACAGTAGAAGAATCTGCCCCTGTTGAAGTTGCTGTAGAAGAGGCAGCTCCTGAAGAGGCAGTTCCAGTTGAAGGAGTGGAGGAAGAAGCACCTGTTGAAGAAACAGTAGAAGAACCTGCCCCTTTTGAAGAGGCTGCAGAAGAGGCAGCTCCTGACGAAGAGGCAGCTCCGGCagaggaggtgatggaggaggcCTTAACAGAAGAGCCCGAGGTTGCAGAAGAAGAGCAGG AAGATTCAcaagacacagaaacagaagaaacag aggaggaaactgaagaagaacAGCCAGATGATGATGCAG AGGATGTAGAAGAACAGAACGAGGACGAGCCGATGG AGACGTAA